The Mesorhizobium loti DNA segment GCTTGAACTCCTCATGCAGACGCTCAATCGCATTGGTTGTTCTGGCGCTTTTCCATTGGCTCGGCGGCAGCCGGGTGAAGGCGAAGAGACGCTCGCCGGCCTCCTCCAGGCTATCGGCCACCGCGGCACTTGAGCCGCCATTTGCGCAGGAACGCCTTGCGGCGGATCTCGATCTCCTCCGGCGTGGCCGCGTAGATCATGTCGGTGTAATCGGCGCTGATCTCCTCGTGCAGGCGCTCGGGAGCGTGGGCGAGCAGGTTGCGGTGCTTGTGGACGGTGCATCTTTGAACAGGCACGCCGTCCCACAGGGCCGCGATCGCCCTGTCCAGTTCAGTCCGGGCGCGCCGTCGACGATGAGAAACTCAGGTCGGCGCAAGCCGCGCCCGACGAGATCGTCGAGAATGGCCCGCCAGGCCTCGGTCGTCTCGCCGCCCATGTTCTTGACGGAAAGCAGGATCTTCTGTCCGTCCTCGCGCACGCCGATGACCACGAGCAGCGAGATCGAGGTCGCCTTGCGGTCAAGCCTGACACGAACCACCGTCCCGTCGAGGATCAGGCGCACGATCGGCTCGTCGGCAAGCGAGCGGGCATTCCAGGCGTCCCAGTCCGTCTTCACCTTGCGCCAGGTGCGGCTGACGACGTCCTTGCCGATCGCGCCGCCGAACAGCGCGGCGAGCGCACGCCGCACGCGTCGCGTGTTCGTGCCGGCCAGATAGCTCGACGCGATCAGCGCGTCGGCGGCCATCGTGCGCCGCTGGTAGGCGCGCAGGGCCTTGCTCTTCCATTCCACCGTCTTGTCCTCGCCGGCATCAAGGCGGGCCCGCGGAACCGTGATCTCGGTGGTGCCGAAGGTCCCTGTCAGCGTGCGCGTCCGGCGGCCGTGGCGGTGGCCGGCGACACCAGTGGTCTCATCACTGCGCGCCGCCGGCTGCCGGCCATAACGGCGACGGGCAAGCACCGCGTCCAGCTCGGTCTCGAGCATCGTCTCGATGAAGCCGCGCACCCGCTCGCGCAGGCCAGCTTCGATCGGATCAGTTGTCGAAAAGATAGCTCGTCGCCTCATCCTCAGGATGAACGGCTTCCGCATTCATGGTAGTCCTTGTCATGGCGTAGTCTCCTGTCCGGCGCTCTAACGCCGGATGATTCGAGGTTGAACACCCCGGAGACTACGCCAACTCCCAATTCCAACCACTCCCGCTACGGCACCTCGGCGGATTTGGCGCCCTGTCTCACATCCAACAATTGTCGGATGTCGGACAGAGTGACCCTTGCGTACAAAAAGCGGCATTGGACCCATCGCTAGTTCGCCGCCTGAGCCAGCGTTCTCGATCATATGAATGTTGACCAGTGTAACGGTGGGAACTCTTAAGTCGTGCTGCGCTCCAAAGGCCGCACCATCGTGACTACGCAGTGCGGTGGCGAACACCCGTTGGTCGATAGCCGCATCGGTCGCGCCTTGTCGATGGCGCCCTCGATTCTGCGTCGGCTCGTGGGTGCCGAACACCACTCGCGTGCTCGGCCCGTGGCCTGCAGTGCGACCGTTACCTCGGGAGGGCCGACTGAGGCATTGTTGACGCCGCGAACCCAGGGGTGGGCGAACGCGTCGCCAAGCGAACGGCGCCATCACCGCCACGGCGGCCACGGCCGCGATTAAAGACCGCGGTCTCTTCCTGTTCTGCCGCCAGTTCGCGGTCTGGCTCGTCCGCGTTCCAAAACGAAACTGGAGCGAGCCGCGGTCTCGCCGTCACATCGAAGGAGAGAAATCGCTATTTGTCACAGCCACTCGTCGGCAAGGGACGGCCGAGGCAGAGTAATATCAAAGCATCGTGGTTGCCTCATGCTGGAAAAACCGGTGCGGTTGTGTCAGTCGCCCCGCCAGCAACGCCGCCGATAGCGTTGCCGCAAAGGCGGGTACTGACTGCCACGCTATCGCTCTCCAAATCGTTGCAACAGATTCGTCAAACAAGTTTACAGACTCTTTGCGAATGCAAGTCGCTGACCATGATACGTTCGCTTTAAGTCCGAGGTTGGCCGAAGCTAATCGTCGAAATCAATGGTTTGGAATGCGTGAACAAACAACCTGCAGCGTTAATCGCGAGCCGCATACAGAGAGGCCGTTTAATGGATATCGACATTTTCGCAGCTTACGAGTCTAACGTTCGTCGCTATGGACGATCGTTTCCAACGGTCTTTACAAAGTCCCTTGGGGCGACAATCTGGGACGAGACCGGCAAACCCTATATTGATTTCCTTGTAGGGTCCGGTGCGCTCAACTACGGCCATAACAATCCAGATATTATGGAGCCGGCAATTCAATATCTTACCGGTAAAAATATTATTTTGTCCCTTGATATGTATACAGCTGCAAAGCGTGATTTCATCGAAGTGTTCGTCGATTCGATCCTCAACCCCCGGGGCCTTTCTTACAAGATACAGTTTCCTGGGCCGACCGGGACAAACGCTAACGAAGCGGCGTTGGCGCTGGCGCGAAAATATAGCGGCCGCTCAAGTGTCATGGCCTTCACAAATTCGTACCATGGCATGTCGCTCGGCTCCTTGGCGGTGTCGGGTTCAGCGTCAACCAGACAGCTTGGCGGCGTTGCTCGCCACGATGTGATCCGTGTCCCATACGAGAACTATCCGAACCAAACTTTCGATTCCGCAAGTTACATTGATTACGCGTTGGGCGACCCGGGCAGCGGCATAGAAAAGCCGGCAGCAATCATCCTGGAGCCCATCCAGGCAGAAGGCGGCATGAACACCGCATCCGCACCATGGCTTGTAGAAATTCAGCGCATTTGCCGTAAGCACGACGTTGTTTTGATCGTCGATGACATTCAGGCAGGTTCGGGACGAACGGGCGATTTCTTCTCATTTGAGTTCGCGAAAATCGAGCCCGACATCGTGTGTCTTTCGAAATCGCTAAGCGGTTCAGGTAATCCGTTGTCCATAGTTCTGATTCGCCCCGACATGGACGTATGGAATCCGGGAGAACATAGCGGGACCTTTAGAGGGAATAATCTCGCCTTTGTGACTTCCGCGGCCATGTGCAAAATGTGGTCCGATAGGCAGTTTACTAAAGCCGTCGAGGGGACGGCCGTAAAACTGCAAGAACACCTTGATCGCCTCGTTGCGAAATTCCCGAAGTGCATCGAACAAAAGCGCGGCCGTGGTCTGATGGCCGGCCTCAAGTGCCGTTCACGGACGGTTGTTGGCCGTGTGCACGATGTCGCGTTCGAAAACGGCCTGCTGATCGAATCCTCGGGGCCAAATCGCGACGTCATCAAAGTCCTTCCGCCGATAACCATCTCAGATGATGAACTCGATCACGGCATTGCAATCCTCGATCAGGCACTACAGGAGAAAACCAATGGCGACTAACCAAGTACCTCAAACGCCGGCCATCTCGCCTCTTACGATCAAAGAACGAACCGGCTCGATCAGCACTGCGGAGATCATCTCGGTCCTGAAAGGTGAGATCACGGCTCTGCACATCAGCCAAGCTT contains these protein-coding regions:
- a CDS encoding transposase mutator type, whose translation is MRKPFILRMRRRAIFSTTDPIEAGLRERVRGFIETMLETELDAVLARRRYGRQPAARSDETTGVAGHRHGRRTRTLTGTFGTTEITVPRARLDAGEDKTVEWKSKALRAYQRRTMAADALIASSYLAGTNTRRVRRALAALFGGAIGKDVVSRTWRKVKTDWDAWNARSLADEPIVRLILDGTVVRVRLDRKATSISLLVVIGVREDGQKILLSVKNMGGETTEAWRAILDDLVGRGLRRPEFLIVDGAPGLNWTGRSRPCGTACLFKDAPSTSTATCSPTLPSACTRRSAPITPT
- a CDS encoding diaminobutyrate--2-oxoglutarateaminotransferase, giving the protein MDIDIFAAYESNVRRYGRSFPTVFTKSLGATIWDETGKPYIDFLVGSGALNYGHNNPDIMEPAIQYLTGKNIILSLDMYTAAKRDFIEVFVDSILNPRGLSYKIQFPGPTGTNANEAALALARKYSGRSSVMAFTNSYHGMSLGSLAVSGSASTRQLGGVARHDVIRVPYENYPNQTFDSASYIDYALGDPGSGIEKPAAIILEPIQAEGGMNTASAPWLVEIQRICRKHDVVLIVDDIQAGSGRTGDFFSFEFAKIEPDIVCLSKSLSGSGNPLSIVLIRPDMDVWNPGEHSGTFRGNNLAFVTSAAMCKMWSDRQFTKAVEGTAVKLQEHLDRLVAKFPKCIEQKRGRGLMAGLKCRSRTVVGRVHDVAFENGLLIESSGPNRDVIKVLPPITISDDELDHGIAILDQALQEKTNGD